A single genomic interval of Terriglobus albidus harbors:
- a CDS encoding FG-GAP-like repeat-containing protein, protein MRFPRLFCLFLFLAVVATSSGETFRNPIKVALPATPYSFYHADLNNDGWEDLVYVVPSNGAAATSVDIHVLLNRNGSYVPAPTMSGLVDVGIGCALTDVDGDHFVDLTCVYGNTSLAQVALFRGQGDGTFAAPRPKSLGGVSVTYISKYEWLLPVGDMNGDGLSDLIFLDPNGPLFNGSWSLLTDRAGSFTRGSDVNSNSLLGAFFLDVNGDGIPDKLTSGPTVALGSRNGAFGASKTYGKDLSDTCAFGDIDGDGVPDAACFHTYAVNGDITGKWGLWLYKGHIDGSFDGTPYLKMDYGDQSNEYENYGTVGYPFAIADMNADGLPDVVTTGVDGESIFLQKTDRTLAEPRHFATRASDSIGGASAFGPFLIDVNRDGRPDLVGAHINSILYSLTQSDGMPLAPEAYEVTGVIGYTVTADFNGDGNPDLIAGGDNYLALSLGKGDGAFQPFTKITTGSVHFEGLYQNRMGNRLVNGDFNGDGKQDILAYGTVNTFFADTAYYYLQGNGDGTFRPPVPIQSDVYRSAGLPMYDQMVVADVNGDGRDDILRAPNNNDGKLYVLLSNGDGSFTTKISPVPQEYYNGGTFAWVESLPAVADLDGDGKADLAIGSHENLYVLHGNGDGTFALAKSLAIPQLYPNLTSRSVAIGDLDGDGKNDVVLLWGGFDFGGSPQTEPRTQTVVYYGDQRGSFSSAVVADTSATGAAYVLLGDLDHDGRPEIVEHAAGTLNGGIQLQVIHGTTARTFAAPVPYVAGQGLPRIHLVDLNHDGFPEIVASNGDYNGAANSVTVLMNLGNVPQVTGTVWGTPEPSTVGDPAELHVTLSPPGTVSLGGAVEFFVDGISVGTAPVSSNAAQIMASSVLTKGTHRLHAIWSGAQGYSSLEMDGVHAVVGLPTLLTLTNAPLSTQAGDNVHFTSVLSTTSTSAAGASGTVGYVLDGGSVIRTETLGGAGLPRTSAWDTASLPRGTHSITVTYSGDDNYAGSSATVSQTVEGIPQTMTLSVSPVTSFVGQGIVLMATLADARSCAVCVRSGSISFYDGTTLLGKANVGVNGVASLTTSFASAGSRTVHASFDGDDFRLPATADAAAQAQRADTTMKLASSKNPAYSGESITLTASLTNVPAAAPVNGGNIVFAVNGAPIGTAKTDASGKAVLPWILRTGTWTVTATFVQTANYNGSASTLSQGIDRSPTAITLTVSAPPVYQHAAVTLSAQVSALTGIPCTGQVQFLEGSTVLESVYVPVNGPGSIQTSTLPVGRHSITANYLGAAETDVSSSAVMTIDVLPWDFGLSSDPTATVLQTEHHLTFTATAQSIGNFSDTLSFTAENLPEHMTVNFTPQARFLSTGGTANVSVYLDTDDVIGFKSEVRGGRATTVVAWCLLAPGLLLLTRRRKKIMLPGIMILLVALGMSGCGNKYPASVTPGDYTIRIRATGRATGLSHVLELPVKVTR, encoded by the coding sequence ATGCGATTTCCCCGACTTTTTTGCCTTTTCCTGTTTCTTGCGGTTGTAGCTACTTCGTCCGGAGAAACCTTCCGGAATCCGATAAAGGTTGCTCTGCCCGCTACACCGTACTCGTTCTATCACGCCGATCTGAATAACGATGGATGGGAAGATCTCGTCTATGTGGTGCCGTCGAATGGCGCCGCAGCGACTAGTGTCGACATTCATGTACTGCTCAACCGGAACGGAAGTTATGTCCCAGCGCCAACGATGAGCGGGCTGGTGGATGTTGGGATCGGGTGTGCGCTGACGGATGTGGATGGAGATCATTTTGTCGATCTGACCTGCGTGTATGGCAATACTTCCCTTGCGCAGGTTGCTCTGTTCCGGGGGCAGGGAGATGGTACGTTCGCGGCTCCGCGACCGAAGAGCCTTGGCGGCGTTTCCGTGACTTATATCTCCAAATATGAGTGGCTGTTGCCGGTAGGAGACATGAACGGTGACGGTCTATCCGATCTGATCTTCCTGGATCCGAATGGACCCTTGTTTAACGGAAGCTGGAGCCTTCTAACTGATCGTGCGGGAAGTTTTACGCGAGGATCGGACGTGAATTCGAACTCGCTTCTCGGTGCATTCTTTCTTGATGTCAACGGAGACGGGATACCGGACAAGCTAACCTCTGGCCCGACAGTGGCCCTTGGAAGCCGCAATGGAGCTTTTGGCGCCTCGAAGACATACGGGAAGGATCTCTCCGACACTTGTGCTTTCGGGGATATCGACGGCGATGGTGTTCCTGATGCCGCATGCTTTCACACATATGCTGTGAACGGTGACATCACTGGAAAATGGGGCCTCTGGCTGTACAAAGGGCATATCGACGGAAGTTTTGATGGGACACCGTATCTGAAGATGGACTACGGTGACCAATCGAATGAGTATGAAAACTATGGAACAGTCGGATATCCATTCGCCATTGCGGATATGAATGCAGATGGTCTACCAGATGTCGTGACGACGGGTGTTGATGGAGAGTCGATTTTCCTTCAAAAGACAGACAGGACACTGGCGGAGCCGAGACATTTCGCGACCCGAGCTTCTGATTCCATCGGAGGAGCGTCGGCATTCGGTCCATTTCTCATCGATGTGAACCGGGATGGCCGGCCCGACTTGGTGGGGGCTCATATCAATTCAATCCTGTACAGTCTGACGCAGTCGGACGGCATGCCGCTGGCGCCCGAGGCCTATGAGGTGACTGGCGTGATTGGATACACCGTCACCGCAGATTTCAACGGCGATGGTAATCCCGATCTGATTGCGGGTGGAGATAACTATCTTGCGTTAAGTCTGGGAAAGGGGGATGGAGCCTTCCAGCCGTTCACAAAGATCACAACCGGCTCTGTACATTTTGAAGGCCTGTATCAGAACCGTATGGGGAACCGGTTGGTGAACGGCGATTTCAATGGTGATGGAAAGCAGGACATCCTCGCTTACGGAACGGTAAACACGTTCTTCGCTGATACTGCGTACTACTATCTGCAGGGGAATGGAGATGGAACGTTTCGACCTCCCGTTCCGATACAAAGCGACGTCTATCGTTCGGCAGGCCTACCGATGTATGACCAGATGGTGGTCGCCGATGTGAACGGGGATGGACGCGACGACATTCTGCGCGCACCCAACAACAACGATGGCAAGCTCTACGTTCTGCTGTCGAATGGTGATGGCAGTTTCACCACTAAAATCTCGCCAGTGCCACAGGAGTACTACAACGGTGGAACGTTTGCCTGGGTCGAGAGCCTGCCAGCGGTCGCCGATCTGGATGGCGACGGTAAGGCTGACCTGGCAATCGGCTCTCATGAGAACCTCTATGTGCTCCACGGAAATGGAGACGGCACATTCGCATTGGCGAAGTCGCTTGCGATTCCGCAGCTATATCCGAATCTGACATCGCGTTCCGTCGCGATCGGCGATCTGGATGGGGATGGGAAGAACGATGTTGTTCTGTTGTGGGGCGGTTTTGACTTCGGCGGATCACCCCAGACGGAGCCAAGGACGCAGACGGTGGTCTATTACGGCGATCAGCGCGGCAGCTTCAGCTCCGCCGTTGTGGCGGACACCTCGGCGACGGGCGCCGCGTATGTGCTGCTGGGCGATCTGGACCATGATGGGCGGCCTGAGATCGTAGAGCATGCGGCCGGTACGCTGAACGGGGGAATACAGCTGCAGGTGATCCATGGCACGACGGCCCGCACCTTCGCAGCTCCGGTCCCGTATGTCGCCGGCCAGGGACTTCCGCGTATTCACTTGGTGGATTTGAACCATGATGGTTTTCCTGAAATCGTCGCAAGTAACGGCGATTATAACGGGGCTGCTAACTCGGTTACAGTCCTCATGAACCTGGGAAATGTTCCTCAAGTCACGGGTACCGTATGGGGAACGCCGGAGCCTTCCACCGTGGGTGATCCGGCTGAGCTTCATGTGACCTTGTCACCACCCGGCACCGTAAGTCTGGGCGGCGCAGTCGAGTTCTTCGTTGATGGAATCTCCGTCGGAACTGCTCCAGTATCGAGCAATGCTGCACAGATCATGGCGTCTTCAGTGCTTACGAAGGGAACGCACCGTCTTCATGCGATCTGGAGTGGCGCCCAGGGTTACTCCTCGCTGGAGATGGACGGCGTCCATGCCGTAGTGGGCCTTCCTACGCTCCTGACGCTCACGAATGCGCCGTTGTCGACACAGGCGGGTGATAACGTGCATTTCACCAGCGTGTTGTCGACAACGTCGACATCGGCTGCGGGAGCCTCGGGAACCGTAGGCTACGTCCTCGATGGTGGATCTGTGATCCGCACGGAGACCCTGGGCGGCGCCGGTTTGCCGCGGACAAGCGCCTGGGATACCGCATCGCTGCCCCGTGGGACACACAGCATTACCGTCACCTATTCCGGAGACGATAACTACGCCGGAAGTTCGGCGACCGTCAGCCAAACGGTGGAAGGCATACCTCAGACGATGACGCTGTCGGTATCTCCAGTAACCTCCTTTGTTGGTCAAGGTATTGTGCTGATGGCGACTCTTGCGGACGCGCGGAGTTGTGCGGTCTGTGTGCGCTCGGGTTCTATCTCCTTTTATGACGGAACGACTTTGTTGGGGAAGGCCAATGTCGGGGTAAACGGAGTTGCTTCGCTGACGACGAGCTTTGCAAGCGCAGGCAGTCGCACCGTGCATGCCAGCTTCGACGGAGATGACTTCCGCCTGCCGGCGACTGCCGATGCTGCCGCGCAGGCGCAGCGCGCGGATACGACGATGAAGCTGGCCTCGTCGAAGAATCCGGCGTACTCAGGGGAGTCGATTACGTTGACAGCGTCGCTGACGAATGTGCCGGCGGCCGCGCCGGTCAATGGAGGAAACATAGTTTTTGCTGTAAACGGCGCTCCAATCGGGACGGCAAAGACAGATGCTTCGGGGAAGGCGGTGCTCCCTTGGATCTTGCGGACCGGTACATGGACGGTGACCGCTACCTTCGTGCAGACGGCAAATTACAACGGCAGCGCGTCGACGTTATCCCAGGGGATTGATCGATCACCTACAGCGATAACTCTGACAGTATCGGCGCCGCCGGTGTACCAGCATGCCGCGGTAACGCTGAGCGCGCAGGTCAGCGCGCTGACGGGCATTCCGTGCACCGGACAGGTGCAGTTCCTGGAAGGCAGTACGGTCCTGGAATCGGTGTACGTGCCAGTCAATGGTCCAGGCTCGATCCAGACCTCGACACTGCCCGTCGGCAGGCACAGCATCACCGCAAATTATCTTGGAGCAGCAGAGACGGATGTCTCATCGTCAGCAGTGATGACCATTGATGTTCTTCCCTGGGACTTCGGTCTAAGTTCGGATCCAACCGCGACGGTGTTACAAACAGAGCATCACCTGACCTTCACTGCGACGGCGCAGAGCATCGGCAACTTCTCTGACACGTTGAGCTTCACCGCCGAGAATCTGCCGGAGCACATGACGGTGAACTTCACGCCACAGGCTCGGTTCCTGAGTACGGGAGGAACGGCTAACGTTTCGGTCTACCTCGATACCGATGACGTGATCGGGTTCAAGAGCGAGGTCAGGGGTGGCAGAGCAACGACGGTTGTGGCCTGGTGCTTGTTGGCGCCGGGGCTGTTGTTGCTGACACGCCGCAGAAAGAAGATCATGCTTCCCGGGATAATGATCCTGCTGGTGGCTCTTGGAATGTCCGGGTGCGGAAATAAGTATCCGGCGTCGGTAACCCCAGGGGACTACACCATTCGGATTCGTGCAACCGGACGGGCGACTGGGCTGTC
- a CDS encoding M20/M25/M40 family metallo-hydrolase: MKRALLPAILLLPSFVPAQNGIPAAERKGFDRITQSDLRKDLVYIASDALRGRLSLQPGDDQAAEWVAKQFAAAGLKPITGEAGTHGYFQPFQLVEYAPDRAASSVTLTRAGKETAFHSPEATGAFKRAVDITAPVVFAGFGITAPELGYDDYKGIDARGKIVLVFDHEPQEDDAHSVFNGTGNTRYATTRVKLKNAQAHGALALLVVAEPNRKHLTNAERSARIGGSVTRTQPLPLQAIQDDEVDIPSILIRDEVLQQLLATSGATGNELQTAIDRDLKPQSRLLPDTQLTVKLRNSRERVGTTVNVAGLLEGSDPKLAAETILITAHHDHDGATPCAAGKGDVDEQGKPTPSSPECIQVWHGADDNGSGTVGVVELARAFAANPERPKRSILFVVFAAEERGLLGAYWMAAHPVRPLATTRTQINFDMIGRDEKPSPQTDGLIEIPADTSNRLNLIGALYSPEYNRVVVEENKQVGLVLDDRFDHEAALNIFFRSDQFPFVLHNIPAFWWFTGFHPDYHHTSDTAEKIDYPKMEKILKLAYLSAWRFGSDAKTPEFIASPKP; encoded by the coding sequence ATGAAGAGAGCGCTCCTGCCCGCAATCTTATTGCTGCCGTCTTTCGTCCCCGCGCAGAACGGTATTCCCGCCGCGGAACGCAAGGGATTCGATCGCATCACGCAGAGCGATCTGCGCAAAGATCTGGTGTATATCGCGAGCGATGCGTTGCGCGGGCGATTGAGCCTGCAGCCCGGCGACGATCAGGCCGCTGAGTGGGTGGCGAAGCAGTTCGCTGCTGCGGGCCTGAAGCCGATCACGGGAGAAGCGGGAACGCACGGTTACTTCCAACCATTCCAGTTGGTCGAGTATGCTCCGGACCGCGCAGCGAGTTCGGTTACGCTCACGCGTGCAGGCAAGGAGACTGCCTTTCATTCGCCCGAGGCCACGGGAGCATTCAAGCGCGCGGTGGATATCACTGCTCCGGTAGTCTTTGCCGGATTCGGTATTACCGCGCCGGAGCTTGGATATGACGACTACAAGGGCATTGATGCGCGGGGCAAAATCGTCCTGGTCTTTGACCATGAGCCGCAGGAGGACGATGCTCACTCGGTCTTCAACGGTACCGGCAATACGCGCTACGCCACCACGCGCGTGAAGCTGAAGAATGCACAGGCACACGGAGCGTTGGCGCTGCTGGTTGTCGCTGAGCCGAATCGCAAACATCTCACCAATGCGGAACGTTCCGCCCGTATCGGCGGCAGTGTGACCCGCACGCAGCCGCTTCCATTGCAGGCAATTCAGGATGACGAAGTGGATATTCCGTCGATCTTGATTCGCGACGAGGTGCTGCAGCAGTTGCTAGCAACCTCAGGTGCGACCGGTAACGAGCTTCAGACCGCAATCGATCGCGATCTGAAGCCGCAGAGCCGGCTGCTGCCCGATACGCAGCTCACCGTAAAGCTGCGCAATAGCAGGGAGCGTGTCGGAACGACGGTGAATGTCGCCGGTCTGTTGGAAGGGTCCGATCCGAAGCTGGCGGCAGAGACCATCCTGATTACGGCGCATCACGATCACGATGGAGCAACGCCATGCGCCGCGGGAAAGGGCGATGTCGACGAACAGGGGAAGCCGACTCCTTCGAGCCCTGAGTGCATCCAGGTTTGGCATGGAGCCGACGATAACGGCTCCGGCACGGTCGGTGTGGTGGAGCTGGCGCGTGCGTTTGCGGCGAATCCTGAGCGGCCGAAGCGGTCGATTTTGTTTGTGGTGTTTGCGGCAGAGGAACGAGGCCTGCTGGGAGCGTACTGGATGGCGGCTCATCCGGTGCGTCCGCTGGCAACGACGCGGACGCAGATCAACTTCGACATGATCGGGCGTGATGAAAAGCCGAGCCCGCAGACAGATGGCTTGATCGAGATTCCTGCGGATACGTCGAACCGCCTGAACCTGATCGGTGCGCTGTACTCGCCGGAGTACAACCGCGTGGTGGTGGAAGAGAACAAGCAGGTAGGTCTGGTGCTGGATGACCGTTTCGATCACGAGGCAGCATTGAATATCTTCTTCCGCTCCGACCAGTTTCCATTCGTGCTGCACAACATTCCGGCGTTCTGGTGGTTCACCGGCTTCCATCCGGACTATCACCACACCTCCGATACGGCAGAGAAGATCGACTATCCAAAGATGGAGAAGATCCTGAAGCTGGCGTATCTGTCGGCATGGAGGTTCGGCAGCGATGCGAAGACCCCGGAGTTCATTGCGTCACCGAAACCTTGA
- the hisS gene encoding histidine--tRNA ligase, whose protein sequence is MATLKAPRGTRDLLPPDTALWNHIDSVARSVFARYGFGEIRTPIFEATELFARGVGEETDIVSKEMFTWEDRARAASEKSQSLTLRPENTAGVVRAYIEHKLGETGQLQKLYYIGPQFRRERPQKGRYRQFFQIGAEVIGPSSSGSESPVRDAEILEMLATFLDELGVKDWKLMINSVGSSTDRPRYLAALRDALAPIKDKMSPDNQRRAETNPLRVLDSKEEADQELINGLPKIADYLDESSKSHFAQVLAALDACGVQYTVNPRLVRGLDYYTRTTFEFVTETGLGTQNALLGGGRYDGLSEIIGGPKAPGIGFAIGEDRLVLTLQAQAEAEAAAGNAAPEKKMDTYIAPMGEGQNAAALKLARDLRRAGLAVEVGDGSFRLKKSFEAADRVARTILILGEDEVASGTATVKTFATGEQVKVAFTELPEKLRA, encoded by the coding sequence ATGGCTACGCTTAAAGCACCCCGCGGCACGCGCGATCTGCTGCCGCCTGATACTGCGCTCTGGAACCATATCGATTCGGTCGCACGCTCTGTCTTCGCACGTTACGGCTTCGGCGAGATTCGTACGCCGATCTTTGAAGCGACGGAGCTCTTTGCCCGTGGTGTAGGCGAAGAGACGGACATCGTCTCCAAGGAGATGTTTACCTGGGAGGACCGTGCGCGTGCCGCGAGTGAGAAATCGCAGTCGCTGACCCTGCGCCCGGAGAACACCGCTGGTGTTGTCCGTGCCTATATCGAACACAAGCTGGGTGAGACCGGGCAGCTGCAGAAGCTCTACTACATCGGCCCGCAGTTCCGCCGCGAGCGTCCGCAGAAGGGTCGCTATCGCCAGTTTTTCCAGATCGGGGCGGAGGTTATTGGACCGTCGAGCTCGGGGTCGGAGTCGCCGGTGCGCGATGCCGAGATCCTGGAGATGCTCGCCACCTTCCTCGATGAGCTGGGCGTGAAGGACTGGAAGCTGATGATCAACTCGGTGGGCAGCTCCACCGATCGTCCACGCTATCTGGCTGCGCTGCGTGACGCGCTGGCGCCGATCAAGGACAAGATGTCGCCGGATAATCAGCGCCGCGCGGAGACCAATCCGTTGCGCGTGCTGGACTCGAAGGAAGAGGCCGATCAGGAGCTGATTAACGGCCTGCCGAAGATCGCTGACTATCTGGACGAGAGCTCGAAGTCGCACTTCGCGCAGGTGCTGGCGGCGCTGGATGCCTGCGGTGTGCAGTACACCGTGAACCCGCGGTTGGTACGTGGTCTCGACTACTACACGCGTACGACCTTCGAGTTCGTGACTGAAACCGGTCTGGGAACGCAGAATGCGTTGCTGGGCGGCGGACGTTACGACGGCTTGAGCGAGATCATCGGCGGGCCAAAGGCTCCAGGTATCGGCTTTGCCATCGGCGAAGACCGCCTGGTGCTGACGCTGCAGGCACAAGCCGAGGCAGAAGCTGCTGCCGGCAATGCGGCACCGGAAAAGAAGATGGATACCTATATCGCCCCGATGGGCGAAGGGCAGAATGCGGCTGCGCTGAAGCTGGCGCGCGATCTGCGCCGTGCTGGGCTGGCGGTCGAGGTCGGTGATGGAAGCTTCCGTCTGAAGAAGAGCTTCGAGGCAGCGGATCGCGTTGCGCGGACGATCCTCATTCTCGGTGAGGATGAGGTGGCCAGCGGAACGGCTACGGTGAAGACCTTCGCTACCGGGGAGCAGGTGAAGGTGGCATTCACGGAGTTGCCGGAAAAGTTGCGCGCATAA